A part of Bacillus thuringiensis genomic DNA contains:
- a CDS encoding DUF2339 domain-containing protein: MKEDLNKKIEALETAIETIQEALFELKAKQKEIEAENAQQHVSKEKKEYIETVIEEKPKEEVVTIKEPVQEREVKQVDISAFKPEPFNIIKFCQTWLPRIFVGIMLLGVIWLFKAGVDAGLLTPAIRIVFGIALSISLYYIGDIQIKRERQALGLVLAGGSITGIVLTTFAAHYLYGFIPASAAFICNIAWVILGIYVAKRYQSEYLTIFVAVGAFFVPFLLNSTIPNPYIFFGYETVLTLSLLWYALKNRYQYLYMISYVVAAIVLFVFFAIMSMLVEGLQVQLTVVYGLIHLLLFWHMFTKRSFIVEPRLAIFSANAVFFILAISKIPEFTTWGLMISALVHATMFVFEYRKSRHSTFTNLLFGFAMGAFSLAILYEYSLVNAAIVLVLQGFLGMVTAIKVKQQIKLYVSATIYAIGMIQTIFSPFDQFISAGFVAHIILIGTFYYCMRQAKEVLASFGKYVYSIALYWLMVIVFITITRIGEVLSTDGSITNVSVSLLWMIYALFAVWFGRYRQMNEILYAGLIVLVVTVGKLFLLDLPEVSMMIRAVLFLIVGSIGIVISRMFFSKEEK; this comes from the coding sequence ATGAAGGAGGATTTAAATAAGAAAATAGAAGCACTCGAAACGGCAATTGAAACGATTCAAGAAGCACTTTTTGAATTGAAAGCAAAACAAAAAGAAATAGAAGCAGAAAATGCTCAGCAACATGTTAGTAAGGAAAAGAAAGAATATATTGAAACTGTAATAGAGGAAAAACCGAAAGAAGAAGTAGTTACAATAAAAGAGCCTGTGCAAGAACGTGAGGTAAAGCAAGTGGATATATCTGCTTTTAAACCAGAACCATTTAATATTATTAAGTTTTGCCAAACTTGGTTACCACGCATATTTGTCGGCATTATGTTACTTGGAGTAATCTGGTTATTTAAAGCAGGGGTAGATGCGGGATTATTAACACCAGCAATACGAATTGTGTTCGGTATCGCCCTATCTATCAGTTTGTATTATATAGGGGATATTCAAATTAAACGAGAGCGGCAAGCGTTAGGGTTAGTATTAGCTGGAGGAAGTATTACAGGTATTGTTTTAACGACATTTGCGGCACATTATTTATATGGATTTATTCCAGCAAGTGCTGCGTTTATTTGTAATATTGCATGGGTCATTTTAGGTATTTATGTAGCGAAGAGGTATCAATCGGAATATCTTACTATCTTTGTAGCGGTAGGAGCTTTCTTCGTTCCGTTCTTATTAAATAGTACGATTCCTAATCCGTATATTTTCTTTGGGTATGAGACGGTACTAACGCTTAGTTTATTATGGTATGCGTTGAAAAATCGTTATCAGTATTTATATATGATTTCTTATGTTGTTGCTGCTATTGTCCTTTTTGTCTTCTTTGCCATTATGTCAATGTTAGTAGAGGGTTTGCAAGTACAGTTAACAGTTGTTTATGGTTTGATTCACTTACTATTATTTTGGCATATGTTTACGAAGAGAAGTTTTATAGTAGAGCCACGCCTGGCGATATTTAGTGCGAATGCAGTTTTCTTTATATTAGCCATTTCAAAAATACCTGAATTTACAACATGGGGATTAATGATTAGTGCACTCGTGCACGCTACTATGTTCGTGTTTGAATATAGGAAGAGTAGACATTCTACATTTACAAATCTTTTATTTGGCTTCGCAATGGGTGCATTTAGTTTAGCGATTTTATATGAGTATAGTTTAGTGAATGCAGCGATTGTATTAGTATTACAAGGTTTCCTCGGTATGGTGACTGCTATTAAAGTAAAACAACAGATAAAATTGTATGTTAGTGCGACGATTTATGCGATTGGAATGATACAGACGATTTTTAGTCCGTTTGATCAATTTATTTCGGCAGGCTTTGTTGCTCATATTATTTTAATAGGAACATTCTATTATTGCATGAGACAAGCGAAAGAAGTGTTAGCGAGTTTTGGTAAGTATGTGTACTCTATAGCGCTCTACTGGTTAATGGTGATTGTATTTATTACAATCACTAGAATTGGTGAAGTTCTTTCTACAGATGGAAGTATAACTAACGTATCTGTATCGTTATTATGGATGATATATGCGTTATTTGCAGTTTGGTTTGGTCGTTATAGACAGATGAATGAAATATTATATGCTGGGTTAATCGTATTAGTAGTAACGGTAGGGAAGTTATTCCTACTTGACTTACCAGAGGTTTCGATGATGATCAGGGCAGTGTTATTCCTAATCGTCGGTAGTATAGGTATTGTTATTTCAAGAATGTTTTTCTCAAAAGAAGAGAAGTGA
- a CDS encoding peptide MFS transporter, with product MESAIQLEREQQRKKKHPPGLYLLFFTEMWERFSYYGLRGLLTLYLTTALVSGGLGFSPAWALSIYGFYTGACYFTPMIGGYLTDRFLGRRKAITIGGITMAIGNLTLFALQNQLGLYLGLALIIIGNGFFKPNISTLVGELYEENDPKRDSAFTIFYMGINVGSFLAPLVCGFLSENLFKTTVDGVVHYGFRYGFLAASIGMIIGQILFTTLSNRFLGNIGKKPTRDLQTAAGQPSVGDTPLTKKEKQRTAVIVILTCFVVFFWAGFEQAGSSLTLYTNKFVDRSVFGWEVPTSWFQSVNPLFIILLAPVISALWAKLATRKKGDLKIPTKMGLGMILLGIGYIILVIATLKTGSDEHNITEKANLLFIVFTYFFHTLGELFLSPVGLSMVSALAPVKLASLLMGVWLASSGIANIIGGQLASFTTSLGYAEVFTVIGAAAIVLGFVLLLISKRLVKWME from the coding sequence ATGGAATCAGCGATACAACTAGAAAGAGAACAACAAAGAAAAAAGAAACATCCTCCAGGTTTATACTTACTCTTCTTTACAGAAATGTGGGAAAGATTTAGTTACTATGGGTTACGAGGATTATTAACATTATATTTAACGACAGCTTTAGTAAGTGGTGGTCTTGGGTTTAGTCCCGCATGGGCACTCTCTATTTACGGATTTTATACTGGAGCCTGTTATTTCACACCAATGATTGGTGGATACTTAACAGACCGTTTTCTAGGTAGACGAAAAGCGATCACAATTGGTGGTATAACAATGGCAATCGGTAACCTTACACTATTTGCCTTGCAAAACCAATTAGGCCTATACCTCGGATTAGCGCTTATTATTATTGGTAATGGATTCTTCAAACCGAATATTTCTACACTGGTTGGAGAGTTATACGAAGAGAATGATCCAAAACGTGATAGTGCATTTACCATTTTCTATATGGGTATTAACGTCGGTTCATTTTTAGCTCCACTCGTTTGCGGATTTTTATCAGAAAATTTATTCAAAACAACAGTTGATGGCGTTGTACATTACGGATTCCGTTACGGTTTCTTAGCAGCTTCAATTGGAATGATCATTGGACAAATTTTATTTACAACACTATCAAATCGCTTCCTTGGTAATATCGGTAAAAAACCAACTCGCGATTTACAAACAGCTGCTGGACAACCATCAGTAGGAGATACACCGTTAACAAAAAAAGAAAAACAACGTACTGCAGTTATCGTCATTTTAACATGCTTTGTTGTCTTCTTCTGGGCTGGATTTGAACAAGCTGGTAGCTCATTAACATTATATACAAACAAATTTGTAGACCGCTCTGTGTTCGGATGGGAAGTTCCAACATCTTGGTTCCAATCGGTCAATCCATTATTTATTATTTTACTTGCTCCAGTCATTTCAGCATTATGGGCAAAACTTGCAACTAGAAAAAAAGGGGATTTAAAAATCCCAACAAAAATGGGACTTGGTATGATCTTGCTAGGTATCGGTTATATCATTCTCGTTATCGCTACATTAAAAACAGGTAGTGATGAACATAACATTACAGAAAAAGCAAACTTACTATTTATCGTCTTTACGTATTTTTTCCATACGTTAGGTGAGCTATTCTTATCACCTGTTGGACTATCGATGGTTAGTGCACTTGCTCCAGTAAAGCTTGCTTCTCTATTAATGGGAGTATGGTTAGCAAGCTCAGGAATCGCCAACATTATAGGTGGACAACTTGCAAGCTTCACAACTTCACTTGGGTATGCTGAAGTATTTACAGTAATCGGAGCTGCAGCAATTGTGTTAGGTTTTGTTTTATTATTAATTTCTAAGAGATTAGTGAAATGGATGGAATAA
- a CDS encoding class A sortase, which produces MNKQRIYSIVAILLFVVGGVLIGKPFYDGYQAEKKQTENVQAVQKMNYEKHETEFVDASKIDQPDLAEVASASLDKKQVIGRISIPSVSLELPVLKSSTEKNLLSGAATVKENQVMGKGNYALAGHNMSKKGVLFSDVASLKKGDKMYLYDNENEYEYAVTGVSEVTPDKWEVVEDHGKDEITLITCVSVKDNSKRYVVAGDLVGSKAKK; this is translated from the coding sequence ATGAATAAGCAAAGAATTTATAGTATAGTAGCAATCCTTCTATTTGTTGTAGGTGGTGTATTAATCGGAAAGCCATTTTATGATGGATATCAGGCTGAAAAGAAACAGACTGAAAATGTACAGGCTGTTCAAAAAATGAATTATGAAAAACATGAGACGGAATTTGTAGATGCTTCGAAAATTGATCAACCAGACTTGGCAGAAGTAGCGAGTGCATCATTAGATAAGAAACAAGTAATTGGTCGTATTTCGATCCCGAGTGTTTCATTAGAACTTCCTGTTTTAAAATCTTCTACTGAGAAAAACCTATTATCAGGTGCAGCAACAGTAAAAGAAAATCAAGTAATGGGAAAAGGGAATTATGCATTAGCCGGACATAACATGTCTAAAAAAGGTGTTTTATTTAGTGATGTAGCCTCTTTGAAAAAAGGCGATAAAATGTATTTGTATGATAATGAAAACGAATATGAATATGCGGTTACTGGTGTATCTGAAGTAACTCCTGATAAGTGGGAAGTTGTCGAGGATCATGGGAAAGATGAAATAACGCTTATTACATGTGTATCTGTGAAAGATAATTCTAAGCGTTACGTTGTTGCTGGTGATTTAGTAGGATCGAAGGCGAAGAAATAA
- a CDS encoding DNA-binding protein — protein sequence MKNKKWITFSLATAITLSIGASFIPSTYAESSVDPAPEIAAKVVNQNSGKKVLFDNTHGQTAGTADWVIDGGFSDFGNGIAQNGYHVKELRKSTPITYEDLKNYNVFIVPEANIPYKKSEQDAMLQYVKNGGSIFFIADHYNADRNKNRWDSSEVFNGYRRGAWDNPAKGMSNEEANSQAMQGVESSDWLSDNFGIRFRYNAIGDVSAKNIVSPEQSFGITKGVSSVAMHAGSTLAITNPKLAKGLVYLPENPSKWNNAVDSGVYNGGGIAEGPYAAIAKVGLGKAAFIGDSSPVEDASPKYVREDSGQTKKTYDGYKEENDAILLENIVNWLSKQETFTSLDQVNGLQLDSPTALQTFEQPNLSTEPQPEPWSAPNAGYQWFNTNTFKSGSYGYNGAVTANDYVITHPSILPNNEVFQIKIQVNNLLPNTTYNNYSLGIFTTGGTQIAKVQNTNGTWPSAFGYSSAFSFTTNSLGSAEKVVNVQIDPNTTGQATLRLRQNTTAKYNETVTINKK from the coding sequence ATGAAGAATAAAAAATGGATTACATTTTCTTTAGCAACAGCAATTACACTAAGTATAGGGGCTTCGTTCATTCCGTCTACTTATGCCGAAAGCTCAGTAGACCCAGCTCCTGAAATTGCTGCAAAAGTTGTAAATCAAAATAGCGGGAAGAAAGTATTATTCGATAATACACACGGTCAAACTGCTGGGACAGCTGACTGGGTTATTGACGGCGGCTTTTCTGACTTCGGAAACGGCATTGCCCAAAACGGATATCATGTAAAAGAACTTCGTAAATCAACACCTATTACATACGAAGATTTAAAAAATTACAATGTATTTATCGTTCCAGAAGCTAATATTCCGTACAAAAAATCTGAACAAGATGCTATGTTACAATACGTGAAAAATGGCGGTAGTATCTTCTTCATTGCCGATCATTATAATGCAGATCGTAATAAAAATCGTTGGGATTCTTCTGAAGTATTTAATGGATATAGACGCGGTGCTTGGGATAATCCAGCAAAAGGAATGTCTAACGAAGAAGCAAACTCACAAGCTATGCAAGGAGTAGAAAGCTCTGATTGGCTATCTGACAACTTCGGTATTCGCTTCCGCTACAATGCAATTGGTGATGTTTCAGCTAAAAATATTGTATCACCTGAACAATCCTTCGGAATTACAAAGGGTGTTTCGTCTGTAGCAATGCATGCTGGTTCTACTCTAGCAATTACAAACCCAAAACTAGCAAAAGGACTTGTTTATCTTCCAGAAAATCCATCAAAATGGAATAACGCTGTTGATAGTGGTGTTTATAATGGCGGTGGTATTGCAGAAGGCCCATATGCTGCAATCGCAAAAGTAGGACTTGGTAAAGCTGCCTTTATTGGTGATTCTTCTCCTGTTGAAGATGCATCGCCAAAGTACGTTCGTGAAGATTCTGGTCAAACAAAGAAAACTTACGATGGTTATAAAGAAGAAAACGATGCTATCTTATTAGAAAACATCGTAAATTGGCTATCGAAACAAGAGACATTTACAAGCTTAGATCAAGTAAACGGTTTACAACTTGATTCACCTACTGCTTTACAAACATTTGAACAACCAAACTTATCAACAGAACCACAACCAGAACCTTGGAGTGCACCAAACGCTGGTTACCAATGGTTTAATACAAATACATTTAAATCTGGTTCATACGGATATAACGGCGCCGTAACAGCAAACGATTATGTGATTACACACCCTAGCATTCTACCAAACAATGAAGTGTTCCAAATCAAGATTCAAGTAAACAACTTACTACCTAATACAACTTATAACAACTATTCTTTAGGTATATTCACTACTGGCGGAACACAAATAGCAAAAGTTCAAAATACAAATGGTACTTGGCCATCTGCTTTTGGATATAGTAGTGCATTCTCTTTCACAACAAACAGCTTAGGTTCTGCTGAAAAAGTTGTAAATGTACAGATTGATCCAAATACAACTGGACAAGCAACGCTTCGTCTACGTCAAAATACAACAGCGAAATATAATGAAACTGTAACGATTAATAAAAAATAA
- a CDS encoding helix-turn-helix transcriptional regulator, with protein sequence MTILNRVKELRARFNFSQSVLAEKVGVTRQTIAAIEKGDYVPSLLLALTICDVFELKMEDVFVLNKEGEEDE encoded by the coding sequence TTGACCATTTTAAATAGAGTGAAGGAATTAAGAGCTCGGTTTAATTTTTCGCAAAGTGTATTAGCAGAAAAGGTTGGGGTGACGAGACAAACAATCGCTGCAATTGAAAAAGGTGATTATGTCCCTTCATTGTTATTAGCACTTACGATTTGTGATGTATTCGAGTTAAAGATGGAAGATGTGTTTGTTTTAAATAAGGAGGGGGAAGAGGATGAATAG
- a CDS encoding 3D domain-containing protein — MNYFKRISSLVLAGIIVLSSTVAVKAESNDEKLNNMQQQLQQNDADMQKKEQEKQAVNKEIQGIENELHNLNNTIAKNKEDQTAIQRKIDETHKQIEQKKNEIVVLEDKVLARKDIMRKRMVSVQNSSNTSLVVEVVVESKNFADFLQRMNAVSTILEADKEILRLQEQDLRQIEEDKKTIDEKEASLVVDKQKLAKAQAELQDNLKKRQDNLQTVQAKYNAIASQLNLAAEEKAKIESNMKAVQETIAREQEAARIAAEERAKAEAAAKAEQEALVKAQAEIAEKQKQEKANKPAEPVANNNSKVEPAQPSKPTAGGKEFYVHATAYTADPAENGYGPGQQVYSAWGGYNLTANPGMKLIAVDPSVIPLGSTVNVEGYGIAIAADTGGAIKGHKIDVLMPDKASSSNWGRKNVKVTILN; from the coding sequence ATGAACTATTTTAAGCGAATCAGTAGTCTAGTATTAGCAGGAATTATTGTTCTTTCTAGTACAGTCGCTGTAAAAGCAGAGTCAAACGACGAGAAACTTAACAACATGCAACAGCAATTGCAGCAAAACGATGCAGATATGCAAAAGAAAGAGCAAGAGAAGCAAGCTGTTAATAAAGAAATTCAAGGTATCGAAAACGAACTACATAATTTAAATAATACAATTGCAAAAAATAAAGAGGATCAAACTGCTATTCAACGTAAAATCGATGAAACACATAAGCAGATTGAGCAAAAAAAGAATGAAATTGTCGTTTTAGAGGATAAAGTCCTTGCTCGTAAGGATATTATGAGAAAACGTATGGTTTCTGTTCAAAACAGTTCAAATACAAGTTTAGTAGTAGAAGTTGTAGTAGAGTCAAAGAACTTTGCAGATTTCTTACAACGTATGAACGCAGTTTCTACTATTCTAGAAGCAGATAAAGAAATTTTACGTCTACAAGAACAGGATCTTCGTCAAATTGAAGAAGATAAGAAAACAATTGATGAAAAAGAAGCATCTTTAGTAGTAGACAAACAAAAATTAGCAAAAGCACAAGCTGAGTTGCAAGATAACTTGAAAAAGCGTCAAGATAACTTACAAACAGTTCAAGCTAAATATAATGCGATTGCAAGCCAACTTAATTTAGCAGCAGAAGAAAAGGCTAAAATTGAGTCAAATATGAAGGCAGTTCAAGAAACAATTGCTCGTGAGCAAGAAGCAGCAAGAATTGCAGCAGAAGAGCGTGCAAAAGCAGAAGCAGCTGCAAAGGCTGAGCAAGAAGCTTTAGTGAAAGCACAAGCAGAAATTGCTGAAAAACAAAAGCAAGAGAAAGCTAATAAACCAGCTGAACCTGTTGCTAATAATAATTCGAAGGTAGAACCTGCACAACCTTCTAAACCAACTGCTGGTGGAAAAGAATTTTATGTACATGCAACAGCTTATACAGCAGATCCTGCTGAAAATGGTTATGGTCCAGGTCAACAAGTATATTCTGCATGGGGAGGCTATAATCTAACTGCAAATCCAGGAATGAAATTAATTGCGGTGGATCCATCTGTTATTCCATTAGGATCTACTGTAAATGTTGAAGGGTATGGAATTGCAATTGCAGCAGATACTGGTGGTGCAATTAAAGGTCACAAAATCGATGTTTTAATGCCAGATAAAGCTTCGTCTAGTAATTGGGGCAGAAAAAATGTTAAAGTTACAATTTTAAACTAA
- a CDS encoding undecaprenyl-diphosphate phosphatase — MEQFYYILKYLILGLFQGLTEPIPISSSGHLVLAQHLLGLKIEGFSFELLVNSASLLAVLLIYRNDLIRLTKNGLSYIFTRAEDAKSDFFFIIYLVIATIPAGVIGVLFKDYIDQYLKGVKMVGISLLITAVGLWIIRNLRGRKNDGDLSMKDAIIVGLAQACALIPGISRSGATIVAAMLLGMKQETALRFSFLLYIPVSLGGLLLSITDIAKDPNLDTLFVPYIVAFIATFIMTYISLKWFMNIMAKGNLKYFSFYCIIVGVLTLIFL; from the coding sequence ATGGAACAATTTTACTACATTTTAAAATATTTAATTCTTGGTCTGTTCCAAGGACTAACAGAACCAATTCCGATTTCTTCAAGTGGTCACCTCGTTTTAGCACAGCATTTGCTAGGACTAAAAATAGAAGGGTTTAGCTTCGAACTACTTGTTAATTCAGCTTCATTATTAGCTGTATTACTTATTTATAGAAATGATTTAATTCGTCTAACGAAGAATGGTCTATCTTATATATTTACAAGAGCTGAAGACGCAAAATCAGATTTCTTCTTTATTATTTACCTTGTTATTGCGACCATTCCAGCAGGTGTTATTGGTGTTTTATTTAAGGATTACATCGATCAATACTTAAAAGGCGTGAAGATGGTTGGGATTTCCCTTCTTATTACTGCTGTCGGCCTTTGGATTATTAGAAACCTACGTGGACGTAAAAATGATGGTGATCTTTCTATGAAAGATGCAATCATCGTCGGATTAGCACAAGCTTGCGCACTAATTCCTGGAATAAGCCGATCAGGTGCAACAATCGTAGCAGCGATGTTACTTGGTATGAAGCAAGAAACAGCTCTTCGTTTCTCATTCTTACTATATATCCCTGTTAGCTTAGGTGGTTTATTACTAAGTATTACAGACATTGCAAAAGATCCAAATCTAGACACATTATTCGTGCCGTATATCGTTGCGTTTATCGCAACATTTATCATGACGTATATTTCATTAAAATGGTTTATGAACATTATGGCAAAAGGAAATTTAAAATATTTCTCTTTCTATTGTATTATCGTAGGTGTACTTACTCTTATTTTCTTATAA
- a CDS encoding VanZ family protein: MTAYLFPVKTAFILFPILAMFLLLPFLIFNYRKYGYLNKWRSFILYSLLLYLLNAFFLVILPLPQTYDTCSLQLPNTQHMQLSPFYFIQEISNHTSAILTKPATYFYLLKESAFLQVAFNVLLTVPFGIYLRYYFRRSFLQTIFISLCLSLFFELTQVTGLYGIYNCAYRLFDIDDLFLNTLGGVIGFIIAPIFTYFLPKANELDSHIDLETKPVGFVRRFIAMQIDWILLSIVVPVIKNKGNSFFVSNIQSYTNIYELIFITCSIFIYFIIIPYFTNGKTIGKALLRIYVKGKSDRITLKELFIRYGIFYFVLGGINYILSSSSILNLEEPLVLLVILLFQLVINGLFIIHVLLHVFSRDKLLFYERISQTRNAIVLKKADK, encoded by the coding sequence TTGACTGCATATTTATTTCCAGTAAAAACAGCATTTATTTTATTTCCTATTTTAGCAATGTTTCTCTTACTACCTTTTTTAATATTTAATTACCGAAAGTATGGTTATTTAAATAAATGGCGCTCATTTATTTTATACTCATTATTACTTTACTTATTAAATGCCTTTTTTCTTGTGATTTTGCCGTTACCACAAACATATGATACTTGTAGCCTACAGCTACCTAATACGCAGCACATGCAACTATCACCATTTTATTTCATACAAGAGATTAGTAATCATACCTCGGCAATTTTAACGAAACCAGCTACTTATTTCTACCTATTAAAAGAATCTGCGTTTTTACAAGTAGCATTTAACGTTCTATTAACCGTTCCATTCGGTATTTACTTACGTTATTATTTCCGACGTAGTTTCTTGCAGACTATTTTCATTTCTTTATGTCTTTCACTATTTTTCGAGCTAACCCAAGTGACTGGATTATATGGTATTTATAATTGTGCCTATCGCCTATTTGATATCGATGATTTGTTTTTAAACACACTAGGCGGCGTAATCGGTTTTATCATTGCACCAATATTTACGTACTTCCTTCCGAAAGCAAACGAATTAGATAGTCATATTGATTTAGAAACGAAACCAGTCGGATTCGTTCGTCGCTTTATCGCGATGCAAATTGATTGGATTCTCTTATCTATCGTTGTACCTGTCATTAAAAACAAAGGAAATTCTTTCTTTGTTTCTAATATTCAATCTTACACGAACATATACGAACTCATTTTCATAACGTGTTCGATCTTTATTTACTTTATTATCATTCCATACTTTACGAATGGAAAGACAATTGGTAAAGCATTGCTTCGTATTTACGTGAAAGGAAAATCAGATCGTATTACGTTGAAGGAGCTATTCATCCGTTACGGTATATTCTACTTCGTTTTAGGCGGAATCAATTATATTCTTTCTAGTAGCTCTATCTTAAATCTTGAAGAGCCTTTAGTATTACTAGTTATATTATTATTCCAACTCGTAATTAACGGTCTATTTATTATTCATGTTTTATTACATGTATTTAGTCGTGATAAGTTACTATTTTACGAGCGCATTAGTCAAACAAGAAATGCGATCGTACTAAAAAAAGCTGACAAGTAA
- the brnQ1 gene encoding branched-chain amino acid transport system II carrier protein BrnQ1 — MKLLQKKEILLISLMLFSMFFGAGNLIFPPFLGYEAGEHVWISLVGFIISATGLPILGVIAIAKAGSFQTLAGRVHSSFAMIFPCIVYLFIGPGLGIPRAGSLAFEMGPGQFFTESGSIVLLCYTVIFFSIVYWLSLSPSKLMGLFGKVLTPLLLGMIALIFIKSMFTSVGSVKEAAGNYGQAPMFQGFLDGYLTMDALAALIFGIVIANALRAKGIEDDKGLAKYMSIAGIGAGLLLSIIYVILGYVGSISGSLGTFDNGANVLAQVMTTLFGQGGVVLLGLIFTIACLCVSIGLVTSCSQFFASAFPKVAYKVWAFILSFVSMILANLGLTQILKVSVPILGFIYPVALTLIILGLFHKYIGKYAYVYAVTIGIVAVFSAVDIFNKNVMSNQWTPVLKYIPFYTEGVGWIVPAMIGACIGVIVSSVLNKNK; from the coding sequence ATGAAATTGTTACAGAAAAAAGAAATTTTACTGATTAGTCTTATGTTATTCTCGATGTTCTTTGGAGCGGGGAATCTTATATTCCCACCTTTCCTTGGGTATGAAGCAGGAGAACATGTGTGGATTTCATTAGTAGGATTTATTATATCAGCAACAGGTCTTCCTATATTGGGAGTTATTGCTATTGCGAAAGCAGGAAGTTTTCAAACGCTAGCGGGGAGAGTACATTCTTCATTCGCCATGATTTTTCCGTGTATCGTGTATTTATTTATTGGGCCGGGCCTTGGTATACCACGTGCAGGAAGTTTAGCTTTTGAAATGGGACCAGGTCAGTTCTTCACAGAATCGGGAAGTATAGTTTTATTATGTTATACGGTTATTTTCTTTAGTATTGTGTACTGGTTAAGTTTATCACCGTCTAAATTAATGGGGTTGTTCGGAAAGGTTTTAACACCGTTATTATTAGGTATGATTGCACTTATTTTTATAAAGAGTATGTTTACATCAGTAGGTAGTGTGAAAGAGGCTGCTGGAAACTATGGACAAGCTCCTATGTTCCAAGGCTTCTTAGATGGATATTTAACGATGGATGCGCTAGCGGCTTTAATCTTTGGTATTGTTATTGCAAATGCTTTACGTGCAAAAGGTATTGAAGATGATAAAGGATTAGCAAAATATATGAGTATTGCTGGAATTGGAGCAGGACTTTTATTATCTATTATTTACGTCATACTTGGATATGTTGGTTCAATTAGCGGTTCGTTAGGTACATTTGATAATGGGGCGAACGTGTTAGCGCAAGTGATGACAACATTATTTGGACAAGGCGGAGTCGTTTTATTAGGTCTTATTTTTACGATCGCGTGTTTATGTGTTTCAATTGGACTTGTTACATCTTGTAGTCAATTTTTCGCAAGTGCATTTCCGAAAGTAGCGTATAAAGTTTGGGCATTTATATTAAGTTTTGTTAGTATGATTTTAGCTAATTTAGGATTAACACAAATTTTAAAAGTATCAGTACCGATTCTGGGGTTTATTTATCCAGTTGCATTAACACTCATTATTCTAGGGTTATTCCATAAATATATTGGAAAGTATGCATACGTATATGCAGTAACTATTGGGATTGTAGCTGTGTTTAGTGCAGTTGATATTTTCAATAAAAATGTAATGTCGAATCAGTGGACACCAGTATTGAAATATATTCCGTTTTATACAGAAGGTGTTGGGTGGATTGTTCCAGCTATGATAGGTGCTTGTATTGGTGTTATCGTGAGTAGCGTTCTAAATAAGAATAAATGA
- a CDS encoding DUF2178 domain-containing protein, producing the protein MNRIGFSYIVNVLYTALACWTFVEFYSVITELADIIKNEKFPFEVWFNGVPFILLFIGAIIVTIFYRIQKKKYKNLSFWMYPLLFPLEDEREKAITDKACRTTFVSLWFVLPCAVGFLTFSPIINEYLPGYPLYIIFSIFFIQMTVFHVSLYKNKLA; encoded by the coding sequence ATGAATAGGATTGGTTTTTCTTATATCGTAAACGTGCTTTATACTGCTTTAGCATGCTGGACATTTGTTGAATTTTATAGTGTTATTACAGAGTTAGCAGATATAATTAAAAATGAGAAATTCCCATTTGAAGTATGGTTTAATGGAGTACCATTCATTTTATTATTTATTGGAGCTATTATAGTTACAATTTTTTATAGAATTCAAAAGAAAAAATACAAGAATTTATCTTTTTGGATGTATCCATTATTATTTCCACTAGAAGATGAACGTGAAAAAGCGATTACGGATAAAGCTTGTCGAACAACATTTGTATCGTTATGGTTTGTGTTACCTTGTGCAGTTGGATTTTTAACTTTTTCGCCTATTATTAATGAATATCTTCCTGGATACCCATTGTATATTATATTTTCTATTTTCTTTATTCAAATGACAGTATTCCACGTATCGCTATACAAAAATAAATTAGCTTGA